TGAACGCCGTCAATACCAGTAAAAGACTGTAGCCGAAACTTGCCATGTAGGCTATATATAGAAAATGGAAATGGAAAGAACCCTTTTTTGAAAAAATATTGAACATTGCAAATCAAGGAATCTTGAAAAAAAACATCTTTTTCTATTATTGTTGATGTGAAAAAGGACTTGAAAAAGACGGTTGATACGGTGAATACGATTTTTTTTGTGGTCGACGTGGGCAACTCCCACACGGTGATTGGCATTTTCAAGGATACCAAGGTGGTTGATTATTGGCGCCTGACCACCCGCAAAGAAACCACCTCTGACGAAGTGATGAACAAGGTGGGGGGCCTCTTGAGGTTTTCCAAGATCAAATCCGAGGAGATTACCCATGTGGGACTTTCTACCGTGGTGCCCGCTTTGGAACGCCCCTGGATCAAGGCTCTGGATTCCTTGCTGAAAAAACGCGTGCAGGTGGTGAATTCCAAGAACTGCATGGGCTTGCAGATTAATTACCAGAACCCGTCGATGGCCGGTGCCGACCGCTTGTGCAATGTGATTGCCATGCGCGATGCGGGGTTCAAGAATGCGATTGTCGTGGATATGGGGACCGCTACCACTTTCGACGTCATGAAGGATGGCGCCTTTGCAGGTGGCGTGATTATTCCCGGCATTAACGCGAGCCTGGATGCCTTGACGGAAAAGGCCGCGCGCCTTTTGCCCGTGACGATTGAATGGCCCGAGGCTGTGGTGGCAGACAATACCGATGACGCTATCCGCGCAGGTCTTCTGTACGGATTCCTTGCCCAGTTGGAATTTCTGATTGGCAAAATCAAGAAAGAAATGGCCTGCGACGATATGCCTGTGTATGCGACCGGTGGTTGGGGAAAAACGATTGCTCGCAGGACGTCCTTGATTGACAAGTATGATCCGTTCTTGACGCTGCGAGGGATTCGTCTGGTCGCCTTGAACGGAACTGCGGCGACTGCTTACGGCGAAGAGGCGCGGGACACCGAGGAAGAATAATATTTCTCAAGTAAGAAGGGGAAAATAAATGCCGAAAAAATTTCTTGAAACGCTCTCGGAGCATAGGACCGTAATTTTCTTAATTATGTGTCTGTGCGTTCACGTTTTTAATGTGTTCCTGTTTTGGAAGTTTGGGCTTTTCCCGTTGGTGGTCCTGAATGCCGCCAGTTCTGCGATATACGTTATTTTCTTGACGTTTTTTAAGAACGAAAATCTCAGAATTTCCTTCGCCTACTTCGAAATCATTTTTTTCTCCGCTATGACGGAATTGATTTCTGGCGGCTATTTTGGTACCTTGACTTTTGTCATTGGCATGGTGGCGGTAATTTTCTTTATGCTGCCTTATTCCAACAGGAAAAAACACATATATCAGCTTATTGGAGCTATGCTTGCGGTTGCAATTAGCTTGATTTCCGTTTTTAATTATTCCCTTTACCCGGAACTGATGGATTTGGTACTGCTTCACAGCTCTTTTGTGAAAGTCATGAACTTGATCATTACGTTGTTCACGCTGTTCTATTTAACCAACCTTTATTTGGTGGAGCTGAGAACTACTCGCGAAAAACTGGATTACAGCAGCAATCATGATATGCTGACGGGCCTTTATAACCGTCGGTTCTTTGAAAGCATCATGAAGCGTAGCAAGGACGAGAAGGAAACGTCTTTCTCTGTCGCGATGCTGGATGTGGATGACTTCAAGAAAATTAATGACACTTATGGCCATGAAACCGGCGATAGAGTCTTGGCGGCGGTAAGCAAGTGCATTGAGGCTTGCCTTCCCCAGGATGCTGTGGCGGTTCGCTGGGGTGGCGAAGAATTTGTGCTTTATCTGCCTCAGGTGGAAAATTCCCGCGCATTGGAGGTCTTGGAAACGTTCCGGACGAAGCTTTCGGAACAGGAAATTTATCACAAGGGAACTCGGGTTGCTATTACGGCGACTATTGGCCTTTGCACGGGCGAAAGTATTGCTGACTACGAGGAATACCTCCGTCAGGCAGACGAAAAACTGTATTGGGGCAAGAAACACGGTAAGAACCAGATTGTTAAATAGCTATATTATGCTCGAATAATTGGAGCTTAATATGCGCTGTTTAGTTACTGGTGGGGCTGGATTTTTAGGGAGTCACTTGTGCGAACGTCTGTTGAACGACGGTCACGAAGTCATTTGCCTCGACAACTACTTTACGGGCCGTATGGTGAATGTTGCCCACCTGCGCGATAACCGGAATTTCGAGCTCATTCGCCATGACGTGACGGAGCCGATTCTTTTGGAAGTGGACCGCATCTTTAACTTGGCATGCCCCGCAAGCCCCATCCATTACCAATTCAATCCGGTAAAGACCATCAAGACGAGCGTGATGGGTGCCATCAATATGCTCGGTATGGCAAAGCGTGTGAAGGCTCGCATCTTGCAGGCTTCCACCAGCGAAGTCTATGGCGATCCGGCGGTGCACCCGCAGACTGAAGACTATTGGGGAAACGTAAACCCCATCGGCTTTCGCAGCTGCTATGATGAAGGCAAGCGTGTCGCCGAGACCTTGTTCATGGATTACCATCGCCAGAACAATGTGGATATCCGCATCGTGCGAATTTTTAACACCTACGGACCGCGTATGCTCATGAACGACGGCCGCGTGGTAAGCAACTTCATTGTGCAGGCGCTCAAGGGCGAAGACATCACCATTTACGGTGACGGCAGCCAGACGCGCAGTTTCTGCTACGTGGACGACCTCATCGAAGGTTTTGTCCGCATGATGAACCAGGACAAGATTATTGGACCGGTGAATATCGGAAACCCCGGCGAATTCACGATGCTTGAACTCGCGAAGGAAGTGCTTGACCTTACAGGTTCCAAGAGCAAGATTGTGTACAAGCCGCTGCCCGGTGACGACCCGAAGATGCGCCGCCCCAACATTGATCTTGCAAAGTCCGCCCTCGGTTGGGAACCGACGATTCCCTTGCGCCAGGGCCTCGAAAAGACGATTGTGTATTTCGACAAACTGTTAAAAGATTCTAATCATTAACCCTTCAATTCTATGGCCACGAAAAAAA
This genomic stretch from Fibrobacter sp. UWH4 harbors:
- a CDS encoding type III pantothenate kinase, which produces MKKDLKKTVDTVNTIFFVVDVGNSHTVIGIFKDTKVVDYWRLTTRKETTSDEVMNKVGGLLRFSKIKSEEITHVGLSTVVPALERPWIKALDSLLKKRVQVVNSKNCMGLQINYQNPSMAGADRLCNVIAMRDAGFKNAIVVDMGTATTFDVMKDGAFAGGVIIPGINASLDALTEKAARLLPVTIEWPEAVVADNTDDAIRAGLLYGFLAQLEFLIGKIKKEMACDDMPVYATGGWGKTIARRTSLIDKYDPFLTLRGIRLVALNGTAATAYGEEARDTEEE
- a CDS encoding GGDEF domain-containing protein, with translation MLAVAISLISVFNYSLYPELMDLVLLHSSFVKVMNLIITLFTLFYLTNLYLVELRTTREKLDYSSNHDMLTGLYNRRFFESIMKRSKDEKETSFSVAMLDVDDFKKINDTYGHETGDRVLAAVSKCIEACLPQDAVAVRWGGEEFVLYLPQVENSRALEVLETFRTKLSEQEIYHKGTRVAITATIGLCTGESIADYEEYLRQADEKLYWGKKHGKNQIVK
- a CDS encoding UDP-glucuronic acid decarboxylase family protein, producing the protein MRCLVTGGAGFLGSHLCERLLNDGHEVICLDNYFTGRMVNVAHLRDNRNFELIRHDVTEPILLEVDRIFNLACPASPIHYQFNPVKTIKTSVMGAINMLGMAKRVKARILQASTSEVYGDPAVHPQTEDYWGNVNPIGFRSCYDEGKRVAETLFMDYHRQNNVDIRIVRIFNTYGPRMLMNDGRVVSNFIVQALKGEDITIYGDGSQTRSFCYVDDLIEGFVRMMNQDKIIGPVNIGNPGEFTMLELAKEVLDLTGSKSKIVYKPLPGDDPKMRRPNIDLAKSALGWEPTIPLRQGLEKTIVYFDKLLKDSNH